The genomic stretch CGGACGAGTCGGACGCCGGGGCGGCTGGCGGCTCACGGCTACCCGTCACCACCGGTCGACGAGGTGACCATCGACATCGCGTACAGCACCACGTTCCTCGAACGCCCGCCGGACGACACGCGGACGTACCTCGTCCCCCCGTCGGCTCCGCGGACCCGTGGCGGCATGGCCGCCCCTATCGAGGGCGACCGCTGGATCGTGAACCTGTCGGGCGTCCACGGCGCGTCGCCGCCGACGGACCACGCGGGGTTCGTCGACTACGCGGAGCGCCTCCCGGTGCCCGAACTGGCACGGCTCCTCGACGACCACGAGTGGGCCACGTCGGAGGCCCGCTCGTACCCGTTCCCGTCGAACCGCCGCTGCCGCTACGAGGCGCTCGACCGGTTCCCGACCGGACTGCTCGTCGTCGGTGACGCGGTGGCCAGCTTCAACCCCGTCTACGCACAGGGGATGTCCGTCGCCGCGCTCGAGGCGCTGGTGCTCCACCACGTGCTGGCGCTGGCGGACGACCCCACGGACCTCGCCGTCCCGTTCTTCGACCGCGTGGCCGACGTCGTCGACATCGCGTGGTCGCTCGCGGTGGGAGCCGACTTCGGGTTCCCGGAGACAGCGGGGCAGAAGCCTCGTGGCACCGCCTTCTTCAACTGGTATCTGGGTCGGCTCCTCCGGCACGCGCACACCGACGGCACGCTGACCGACGCCTTCGTGCGCGTTCTCACGATGGAACGACCGCCCACCTCGCTCCTGCGTCCCGGAATCGCGTGGCGAGTCCTCAGACCCACCCGGTGACCCCCACTGCTCGCCCCCGTCGGCGGCGACTCGACTACCGCAACCAGAGCAACTGCGCGTGGAGCGTCCCCTCGACCTCGAGGACGCGCTCCTCGTCGACGATGCCAGCCTCGATAGCGACCGAGACGGCGCGCTCCCCGACGATGTTCGCCGTCGTCGCGCGCATGAGGCTGTCGACGACGGCTTCTCTGTCGGCCCGTTCGGCCTCGTCACCGCCGTAGAAGTCCTCGGTGACGTCGAGCGAGACCGGACCATCCTCGAACGTCTCGCCGAGGCAGTCGGGGTCACAGACCGACACGAGCAGGCCCTCGGGGGTGTCGCGCTCTCGGAGCAGCATCACTTCTGTTCCTCGACGAGTCGCTCCTCGCGCTTCTCACGCAGTTCGTCGGCGCGTTCTTGTACCCGCTCTGCCTCCTCGCTCTCGCCGAGTTCCTCCAGCGCGAGCGCCTTCTCCTCGAGCACCTCGGCGCTCCGCATGCCGAGTCGGATGGCGTTGTCGAAGGCGTTGACGGCGTCTTCGAACAGTCCGCGCTCGGAGAGGAAGAAGCCCCGGTTGTACCACGCCTGTGGGAACCGTGGGTCGATTTCGACGGCGCGTTCGGCGTGTTCGAGCGCCTCCTCGGTGTGGCCGAACTCCCAGAGCGCGTAGGCGAGATTCGTCTCCGCCGATGCGGCGTGCTCGGAGTCGTCGTCGATTCTCAGGGCCTCTTGGTACGCGCCGATGGCCTCGTCGTACTCCTCCAACTCGGCGTGGGCGACACCCTTGTTGACCCAGGCTTCCTGGGCGTCGAGGGAGTCCTCCTCGGCGAAGCGCGCGGCGCGCTCGAACGTCTCGGTGGCCTCCTCGAAGCGGTTGATACCCATGTACGAGAGCCCGACCTCGACGAGGTCCTGGACGTCGACGTCGTCGCGGTCGATGTTCCGGCGGTCGAGGATGTCCGACAACACCCGCGAGTCGACCGGGTCGACCTTCGTCGGGTCGACTTTCAACTCCGGTGGGTCGAGCGTGAACTCGTCGTAGTCGGCGTCGACCCCCTGTCCCTCCGAGAACCGGTGTTTCTTCGGTGGGTCGCCGTCGTCTGTCATACGCCGCGATTGGCGGTCACGGTGGGTAAGGGTTACGTCACGGTTTTCCTCTTCGGCGTGTCACGAACGGGTATGCGTCTCTTCGTCGCCGTCGACCTCTCCGACCGTCTCGCCTCCTCGGTCGCCGACGCACAGGAGCGGTTCGGTGGTGCGCCTGGACTCCGCTTCACCGACGCCGAACAGGCACACGTCACGCTCTCGTTCCTCGGCGAAGTCGACGACACTCGACTCGACGAGGTCGAACAGGCCGTCGAGCGCGGTGTCGACGCTTCCGGCGTGGCCCCGTTCGATGCCACCGTCGGCGGCTTCGGCGTCTTCCCGTCGCTCGACTACATCAGTGTGGTCTGGACCGGAATCAGACAGGGCACGGGTGAGCTGAACCGTCTCCACGAAGCCATCCAGGCCGAACTCGTCCCGCTCGGCTTCGAGCCGAACGACCACGCCTTCACGCCGCACGTCACGCTCGCCCGCATGGACGACGCCCGCGGGAAGGCGACGGTCCAGCGCGTCGTCCGCGAGGAGGACCCTACCGTCGGCTCCTTCCGGGTCGACGCCGTCCGACTGAAACGCTCGGAGTTGACGCCTGACGGTCCGCAGTACTCGACGGTTCGCCGCGTCCCGCTCTGACGCCGGTCAGTCGTCCCCGCTCACCACGCCGTCGCGCTCGTCCCACCGCCGGAGTTCGCCCCGGAGCGCACGCCCTTTCACGAGCAGGAAGCCCGCGAAGATGAGCGCGAAGCCCGCGACGGTCGAAGCGGACAGCGACTCGCCGAGTGCGAGCCACCCCGTCAGTGCGGCGAAGACGGGGATGACGTACTCGAGGAGGCTCACCTCGATGGGGCCGAGCGCGTCGAGGAGGACGAAGTAGAGGACGAAGCCGCCGATGCCCGCCACCACCGCCAGGTAGACGAGCGCGGCGACGGCCTCGACCGGCCAGACGGTCGGTACGGGCTCACCGAGGGCGACAGACGCGACGTGGAGGGTCACGCTCCCGATGGCCATCATCCACGCCTGCTCCGCCGGGACCGAGAGCGAGGGCGCACGACCGTAGGTGAGGACGGCACCCAGCGCGAACGCCAGCGCCGACGCGAGGACGAGGCCGACGCCGAGCGCGTCGACAGTGAGGCTCGCTGGGTCGGGGTCTGCGATGACGACCACACCGGCGAACCCGACGAGGACGCCGAGGACACCGAGCGACGAGAGCCGTTCTCCGGTCGCCGTGAGCCGCGTCAGCGCCGGCGTCACGACGGGGATGAGGCCGAGGAGGACCGCGGCGACGGCGCTCGTCACGTACTGCTGCCCGGCGAAGAGCAGGGCGTGATGGACGCCGATGATGAGCGCCCCGCCGGTCACGAGCGGATACCAGTCCGTCCCCCGTGGTCGCCACTGGACCCCCCGGAGCGCGACGTACCCGAAGAGCACCACCGTCGCGATGTCGAAACGGAGGGCGGCGAGGAGCGCCGGCGGTGCGGTCTGGAGGCCGACCTTCGTCACCATGAACGCCGTCCCCCACACCGCCGAGAGGCAGAGGAACAGGGCGGCGTGTCTGTACCGGTTCACGTCACTGGGTGGGTGTCTCGGCTGAAAGCGCTGTCCATCCACGCTCTCTGCACGCCAGTCACACGCGCTCGTCGCCGCGCTCCCCTCTCGCACTCGCGACGACACCCCGACCCTCGCAACCCCCTCGCTCGGACGATTCTGTATCGCACCAGGCGGTTTACCGCTACGGCCCGGAGCTCTCCGTGCACTCCCGTCTCGAGGTCCGAGACCGACGAACGCGGCCTGTCCGCGTCCTGCTGCCGACACGGGCAGACGCTCGCGGACACGCACTACCTGCCGCTTCGACGCCACCGAACTCTCTCCGCTCTCACCATGCACCTGTGCGGGTGGTCAGACGTCCGCCGTCGCCTCGTGTAACGTGCTCGTGTCGCTGGCTCAGACGCCGACCGTTCCGCACGTCATCCCTCACCGCCCTGCCACTGCCCGGTGGTCCATCGCCGACGAGACGAGTCGCGCGGTGACGTGCACAGCGTGCTCGCGTACCTGGTGAGGGTGTCGTCCGCCTCGCCGTACTCGTGGGGCCGATTTCGACGGTCGGGTCGAGTCGAGCGTCGCGGGTGTGTACACCGTATTCTGCGATACCAAACGGCGGCGACCGGTGTCGACTTATGCCCAAACGTCGACAGTCACGCGTATGGACCGTATCTGCGTCTACTGTGGCTCGCGTCAGGGTACCGATCCGGCGTTCGTCGACGCGGCGGCGAGGTTCGGCCGCCTGCTCGCCGAGCGCGACCTCGGCCTCGTCTACGGTGGCGGCGACGTCGGGCTGATGGGAGCCGTCGCCGATGGCGCGCTCGACGCCGGCGGCGCGGTGTTCGGCGTCATCCCCGAGGCGCTCTTCGAACGCGAGGTCGCCCACGAGCGAGTCACCGAACTCCACGTCGTCGACTCGATGCACACTCGAAAACGACGGATGGCCGACCTCGCCGACGGCTTCGTCGCGCTCCCCGGTGGGTTCGGCACCCTGGAGGAACTCGTCGAGATGCTCACCTGGGCCCAGCTGGGCTTTCACACCGACCCGTGCGGACTCTTGAACGTCGCCGGCTACTACGACGGACTCGTCTCGTTCTTCGACGCCCAGGTCGACGCCGGCTTCGTGGAACCGCAGCACCGCCGACTCCTCACAGTCACGGACGACCCGACTACCCTCCTCGACGAGTTCGAGCAGTACGAGTCGCCCGTGACCGAGCGGGTGGTCGACGACACGGAACTCTGACCGACTCGCCCGGGGAACGAGGTCTCCGCCGTCGTCTCACGGGAGGTCGCACGTCTGGTCTCAGACCCGCAGACCAGTCGAGCTAGCCGTTCGGACCGCCGCCCGCACTCGACGTCCTCCCTTCCGACGATTCTCTATCGCGGGATGCGATTTATGACTGCTCCCGGTCGGGCCCGTTACGGATGCGGCTGAACCCGCGATTCCGAGTGATACGGCGTCTGTCGTCGCGCTTCTGCTCCTGTTCGGGTGTCTTCGACGAAGCACACCACCGTGCACGTCGCGCCCGATGCGACCGGTCGGCGTCCGGGCGTCTCGGTTTCACCGCACGCTCTCCGGCAGCGACTCGTTACCGGCGTGTGGGCTCTCTTCTGAGGCGCTGTGCGGTCGGCAGGCCCCGACCGGGTTGACGGTCGAGTCCCGCCCGGCCACGGCTGTCGTCGTCTCCCCGCGAACGACAGCGTCGGCGACGCCGACACGCCCGCGGTTCACTGTCGGATTACCGGTGACGTCCCGTTCTCGAACCGTTCGAGCCCAGTCGGCCGTGTCTCGATGGCCGACTCGGCACGCCGCATCTACTGTATACGACGATACGAAACCCACCAGTCG from Salinigranum halophilum encodes the following:
- a CDS encoding FAD-dependent oxidoreductase, which encodes MTLRTIPAYDGARVPERGGHAVVVGAGMAGLFAARVLADAFATVTVIERDSLPDDPTPRRGVPQGPHPHALLEAGRATMADLLPGSVDDVVAAGGVVTDFARGVDFYNAGDFLAEGPVPMETVSASRPLFEHVVRRHVAAHDDVSIRTNCSCVDYRFDDTETTVEGVVVREGTDYADLPADLTVDASGRTSRTPGRLAAHGYPSPPVDEVTIDIAYSTTFLERPPDDTRTYLVPPSAPRTRGGMAAPIEGDRWIVNLSGVHGASPPTDHAGFVDYAERLPVPELARLLDDHEWATSEARSYPFPSNRRCRYEALDRFPTGLLVVGDAVASFNPVYAQGMSVAALEALVLHHVLALADDPTDLAVPFFDRVADVVDIAWSLAVGADFGFPETAGQKPRGTAFFNWYLGRLLRHAHTDGTLTDAFVRVLTMERPPTSLLRPGIAWRVLRPTR
- a CDS encoding DUF424 domain-containing protein, with amino-acid sequence MLLRERDTPEGLLVSVCDPDCLGETFEDGPVSLDVTEDFYGGDEAERADREAVVDSLMRATTANIVGERAVSVAIEAGIVDEERVLEVEGTLHAQLLWLR
- the thpR gene encoding RNA 2',3'-cyclic phosphodiesterase, which produces MRLFVAVDLSDRLASSVADAQERFGGAPGLRFTDAEQAHVTLSFLGEVDDTRLDEVEQAVERGVDASGVAPFDATVGGFGVFPSLDYISVVWTGIRQGTGELNRLHEAIQAELVPLGFEPNDHAFTPHVTLARMDDARGKATVQRVVREEDPTVGSFRVDAVRLKRSELTPDGPQYSTVRRVPL
- a CDS encoding DMT family transporter gives rise to the protein MNRYRHAALFLCLSAVWGTAFMVTKVGLQTAPPALLAALRFDIATVVLFGYVALRGVQWRPRGTDWYPLVTGGALIIGVHHALLFAGQQYVTSAVAAVLLGLIPVVTPALTRLTATGERLSSLGVLGVLVGFAGVVVIADPDPASLTVDALGVGLVLASALAFALGAVLTYGRAPSLSVPAEQAWMMAIGSVTLHVASVALGEPVPTVWPVEAVAALVYLAVVAGIGGFVLYFVLLDALGPIEVSLLEYVIPVFAALTGWLALGESLSASTVAGFALIFAGFLLVKGRALRGELRRWDERDGVVSGDD
- a CDS encoding LOG family protein gives rise to the protein MDRICVYCGSRQGTDPAFVDAAARFGRLLAERDLGLVYGGGDVGLMGAVADGALDAGGAVFGVIPEALFEREVAHERVTELHVVDSMHTRKRRMADLADGFVALPGGFGTLEELVEMLTWAQLGFHTDPCGLLNVAGYYDGLVSFFDAQVDAGFVEPQHRRLLTVTDDPTTLLDEFEQYESPVTERVVDDTEL